GATTTTTTAGGCAGGGACGAATTTTCTAGACTTTTATTTGGTTTAAGAAACTCAATTTTAATCGGGCTTTTAAGCGGACTACTTGCGTTATTGATCGCCTTTGTGTTCGTGTTCACTACCCTCAACGCTCCCAAATGGGCGCGTATATTCTTATTGCGCTGTTTAGATGGCTTTTTGTCCTTACCAAATCTATTGCTCGTTTTGCTTTTCAGTGCCTTTAGCGCGCATGGTTTTAGCATTCTAGCCTTGAGCGGGCTTTTGGCGTTGTTTTTGTGGGGCAATATGGCAAAGGTGCTTTATGATACCTTTGCTAATATCAGCACCTGCGAGTTTGTGTTGAATGAAAAGGGACTAGGGGCAGGGCGTTTTGCGCTCATGTTTTCTGAAATGTTGCCCGTGGCTAAGGCTAGCGTGTTCGTGCTTTTTGTGAATACATGCGCGCATGCCATCAGCGCAGAAGCGCTCTTAAGTTTTTTTGGCTTAGGGCTTAGGGTGGGGGAGGCGAGTTTGGGCAATATGCTAAATGAAGCCTCTGCAGCAATTTTTACGGGGGTGTGGTGGCTGGTGTTGGTTCCGGGTTTGGCGGTTTTTAGCGTGGTGTTTGTCTTGTCTTGGGCA
This portion of the Helicobacter felis ATCC 49179 genome encodes:
- a CDS encoding ABC transporter permease — encoded protein: MILYGLLVLVVLVLLPLCAPFDPAQVNLDMLKLPPSSTYLLGTDFLGRDEFSRLLFGLRNSILIGLLSGLLALLIAFVFVFTTLNAPKWARIFLLRCLDGFLSLPNLLLVLLFSAFSAHGFSILALSGLLALFLWGNMAKVLYDTFANISTCEFVLNEKGLGAGRFALMFSEMLPVAKASVFVLFVNTCAHAISAEALLSFFGLGLRVGEASLGNMLNEASAAIFTGVWWLVLVPGLAVFSVVFVLSWAGDWVSEHD